Proteins encoded within one genomic window of Streptomyces sp. NBC_01314:
- a CDS encoding penicillin acylase family protein — translation MPTDNPASSGQQSGKSGRKKGRKVRLLLIVLVLAIIGGVGYGAFWSVSTVRASFPQTKGSITLDGLSGPVDVKRDDYGIPQIYASSDEDLFMAQGYVQAQDRFYEMDVRRHMTAGRLSEMFGEGQVENDEFLRTLGWHRIAEEEYKKTLSAETRKYLDAYAKGVNAYLAGKDGDEISLEYAALGFANDYKPEEWTPVDSVAWLKAMAWDLRGNMQDEIDRALMTSRLDPKQIADLYPRYPYDRNRTIVREGEYDELTRTWSDGSGSTQGTGQGTEGSTEGTGGTGTGLGTAGTSTDSSALQTQLGGLYNVLEDLPEAVGVNGNGIGSNSWVVSGDHTITGKPLLANDPHLSATLPSVWYQMGLHCKAVSAKCQYDVSGYTFSGMPGVVIGHNADIAWGMTNSGADVTDLYLEKLTGDGYQYGAKVLPFDSREETIEVAGGTSKKIVVRTTEDGSPLLSDRSDELVQVGKKASVDQDAPDRGDGYGIALRWTALDPGTSMDAVFAMNRAKGWDDFREAAALFDVPSQNLTYADTEGNIGYQLPGKIPTRGKGDGSLPAPGWDTKYRWTGYIDQDELPYEYNPERGYIVTANQAVVDDKYPYTLTTDWGYGTRAQRIASLIESKIKGGGKISTDDMRQMQMDNSSEIAKLLVPLLLKIDVNDKYVRDAQKLLEGWDYTQDADSAAAAYFNSVWRNILKLAFGNKLPKELRVEGQCLSVEPVDATGPADEDQRVRECGRRDADQAQPDGGDRWFEVVRRIIDDQDNDWWSTPKTRTQDAVDNRDELFARAMRDARWELTAKLGKDIDTWSWGRLHRLFLENQTLGTEGPGFLKYMLNRGPWKLGGGEGTVNATGWNAAGGYEVVWVPSMRMVVNLGDLDKSKWINLTGASGHAYNAHYTDQTDKWVKGELLTWSFSDKAVESDTSDTLLLKP, via the coding sequence ATGCCCACCGACAATCCCGCCTCCTCCGGCCAGCAGTCCGGCAAGTCCGGCAGGAAGAAGGGACGCAAAGTCCGTCTTCTCCTGATCGTCCTGGTCCTGGCCATCATCGGTGGCGTCGGCTACGGGGCGTTCTGGTCCGTCTCCACCGTGCGCGCCTCCTTCCCCCAGACCAAGGGTTCTATAACCCTGGACGGTCTGTCGGGACCGGTCGACGTCAAGCGCGACGACTACGGGATCCCGCAGATCTACGCCTCCTCCGACGAGGACCTGTTCATGGCGCAGGGCTATGTCCAGGCCCAGGACCGGTTCTACGAGATGGACGTGCGCCGCCACATGACGGCCGGCCGCCTCTCGGAGATGTTCGGGGAGGGCCAGGTCGAGAACGACGAGTTCCTGCGCACCCTCGGCTGGCACCGGATCGCCGAGGAGGAGTACAAGAAGACCCTCTCGGCCGAGACGAGGAAGTACCTCGACGCGTACGCCAAGGGGGTCAACGCCTACCTCGCGGGCAAGGACGGCGACGAGATCTCCCTGGAGTACGCGGCGCTCGGCTTCGCCAACGACTACAAGCCCGAGGAGTGGACCCCGGTCGACTCGGTCGCCTGGCTGAAGGCGATGGCGTGGGACCTGCGCGGCAACATGCAGGACGAGATCGACCGCGCCCTGATGACCAGCCGCCTCGACCCCAAGCAGATCGCCGACCTGTACCCGCGGTACCCGTACGACCGCAACAGGACGATAGTGCGGGAAGGCGAGTACGACGAGCTGACCAGGACCTGGTCGGACGGGTCCGGGTCGACGCAGGGCACCGGGCAGGGCACCGAAGGCTCCACGGAGGGCACGGGCGGCACCGGAACGGGCTTGGGCACCGCCGGGACCTCCACGGACTCCTCGGCCCTCCAGACCCAGCTGGGCGGCCTCTACAACGTCCTGGAGGACCTGCCCGAGGCCGTCGGTGTGAACGGCAACGGCATCGGCTCCAACTCCTGGGTCGTCTCCGGCGACCACACCATCACCGGCAAGCCGCTCCTCGCCAACGACCCGCACCTGTCGGCCACGCTGCCGTCGGTCTGGTACCAGATGGGCCTGCACTGCAAGGCCGTCTCCGCGAAGTGCCAGTACGACGTCTCCGGCTACACCTTCTCGGGCATGCCCGGCGTGGTCATAGGCCACAACGCCGACATCGCCTGGGGCATGACCAACTCCGGCGCCGACGTCACCGACCTCTACCTGGAGAAGCTCACCGGCGACGGCTACCAGTACGGAGCCAAGGTCCTGCCGTTCGACAGCCGTGAGGAGACCATCGAGGTCGCCGGCGGCACGTCCAAGAAGATCGTCGTCCGCACCACCGAGGACGGCAGTCCCCTGCTGTCCGACCGCAGCGACGAACTCGTCCAGGTCGGCAAGAAGGCCTCCGTCGACCAGGACGCCCCCGACCGCGGCGACGGCTACGGCATCGCCCTGCGCTGGACCGCGCTCGACCCCGGCACCTCCATGGACGCCGTCTTCGCCATGAACAGGGCCAAGGGCTGGGACGACTTCCGTGAGGCCGCCGCCCTCTTCGACGTCCCCTCGCAGAACCTGACCTACGCCGACACCGAGGGCAACATCGGCTACCAGCTGCCCGGCAAGATCCCCACCCGGGGCAAGGGCGACGGCTCGCTCCCCGCGCCGGGCTGGGACACCAAGTACCGCTGGACCGGCTACATCGACCAGGACGAACTGCCGTACGAGTACAACCCGGAGCGCGGCTACATCGTCACCGCGAACCAGGCCGTCGTCGACGACAAGTACCCGTACACGCTCACCACGGACTGGGGCTACGGCACGCGCGCGCAGCGGATCGCCAGCCTCATCGAGTCGAAGATCAAGGGTGGCGGCAAGATCTCCACCGACGACATGCGGCAGATGCAGATGGACAACAGCAGCGAGATCGCCAAGCTGCTGGTGCCGCTGCTGCTCAAGATCGACGTGAACGACAAGTACGTCCGCGACGCGCAGAAGCTCCTGGAGGGCTGGGACTACACCCAGGACGCCGACTCGGCCGCCGCCGCGTACTTCAACTCGGTCTGGCGCAACATCCTCAAACTGGCCTTCGGCAACAAGCTGCCCAAGGAGCTGCGGGTCGAGGGTCAGTGCCTGTCGGTCGAGCCGGTCGACGCCACCGGGCCCGCCGACGAGGACCAGCGGGTGCGCGAGTGCGGCAGGCGCGACGCGGACCAGGCGCAGCCGGACGGCGGCGACCGCTGGTTCGAGGTGGTCCGCCGGATCATCGACGACCAGGACAACGACTGGTGGTCCACGCCGAAGACGCGTACCCAGGACGCCGTCGACAACCGTGACGAGCTGTTCGCGCGGGCCATGCGGGACGCCCGTTGGGAGCTCACCGCCAAGCTCGGCAAGGACATCGACACCTGGAGCTGGGGCCGGCTGCACCGGCTGTTCCTGGAGAACCAGACCCTCGGCACCGAGGGCCCCGGTTTCCTCAAGTACATGCTCAACCGCGGCCCCTGGAAGCTCGGCGGCGGCGAGGGCACGGTCAACGCCACCGGCTGGAACGCGGCGGGCGGCTACGAGGTCGTCTGGGTGCCCTCGATGCGCATGGTGGTGAACCTCGGGGACCTCGACAAGTCCAAGTGGATCAACCTCACCGGCGCCTCCGGGCACGCCTACAACGCGCACTACACCGACCAGACCGACAAGTGGGTCAAGGGCGAGCTGCTGACGTGGTCGTTCTCGGACAAGGCGGTCGAGAGCGACACGAGCGACACGTTGCTGCTGAAACCGTGA
- a CDS encoding 5-formyltetrahydrofolate cyclo-ligase: protein MLRRELLLVRNGLTPDDVRNTTGALAGRALGLAELAHARTVAAYVSMGSEPGTLALLDALRARGVRVLLPVLLADNDLDWGAYEGEASLARVRHGGGRMTLLEPAGERLGPEAVTTADAVLLPGLAVDARGMRLGRGGGSYDRVLARLERAGADPALVVLLYDTEVVDRVPEEPHDRPVHAVVTPSGVRRFR, encoded by the coding sequence ATGTTGCGTCGAGAGCTCCTTCTGGTGAGGAACGGGTTGACGCCTGATGACGTCCGAAATACGACGGGCGCCCTTGCGGGCCGGGCCCTCGGTCTGGCCGAACTGGCGCACGCGCGCACGGTCGCCGCGTACGTCTCCATGGGGAGTGAGCCGGGCACCCTCGCGCTCCTGGACGCACTCCGCGCCCGGGGCGTGCGCGTCCTGCTGCCGGTCCTGCTCGCCGACAACGACCTCGACTGGGGCGCCTATGAGGGAGAGGCCTCTCTCGCGCGCGTGCGGCACGGGGGCGGCCGTATGACACTCCTGGAACCCGCCGGCGAGCGGCTCGGCCCGGAGGCCGTGACCACCGCCGACGCCGTCCTGCTGCCGGGCCTGGCGGTCGACGCGCGCGGGATGCGCCTGGGGCGGGGCGGCGGCTCGTACGACCGCGTCCTGGCCCGCCTGGAACGCGCGGGCGCCGACCCGGCCCTGGTGGTGCTCCTGTACGACACGGAGGTCGTGGACCGGGTCCCGGAGGAGCCGCACGACCGCCCGGTGCACGCGGTGGTGACCCCGTCGGGAGTGCGACGGTTCCGGTGA
- the galU gene encoding UTP--glucose-1-phosphate uridylyltransferase GalU codes for MSEANPRISKAVIPAAGLGTRFLPATKSTPKEMLPVVDKPAIQYVVEEAASAGLDDVLMITGRNKRPLEDHFDRNYELESALQKKGDAHRLAKVQESSDLATMHYVRQGDPRGLGHAVLCAAPHVGDEPFAVLLGDDLIDPRDPLLKRMVEVQEQNGGSVIALMEVAPEQIHLYGCAAVEATVDGDVVKVTGMVEKPDPADAPSNYAIIGRYVLAPQIFDVLRRTEPGRGGEIQLTDALQQLAADEKVGGPVHGVVFKGRRYDTGDRGDYLRAIVRLACEREDLGPDFRTWLRSYVAEEM; via the coding sequence ATGAGTGAGGCGAACCCCAGGATCAGCAAGGCTGTCATCCCCGCGGCGGGTCTAGGGACCCGGTTCCTGCCGGCCACCAAATCGACGCCCAAGGAGATGCTGCCGGTCGTGGACAAGCCGGCGATCCAGTACGTGGTCGAAGAGGCCGCGTCGGCGGGTCTCGACGACGTCCTGATGATCACCGGCCGCAACAAGCGCCCCCTTGAGGACCACTTCGACCGCAACTACGAGCTGGAGTCCGCCCTCCAGAAGAAGGGCGACGCCCACCGGCTCGCCAAGGTCCAGGAGTCCAGCGACCTCGCGACCATGCACTACGTCCGCCAGGGCGACCCCAGGGGCCTCGGCCACGCCGTCCTGTGTGCCGCCCCGCACGTGGGCGACGAGCCCTTCGCGGTCCTCCTCGGCGACGACCTGATCGACCCCCGCGACCCGCTCCTGAAGCGCATGGTCGAGGTCCAGGAACAGAACGGCGGCAGCGTCATCGCCCTCATGGAGGTCGCCCCGGAGCAGATCCACCTCTACGGGTGCGCGGCCGTCGAGGCCACGGTGGACGGCGACGTCGTCAAGGTCACGGGCATGGTCGAGAAGCCGGACCCGGCCGACGCCCCGTCGAACTACGCGATCATCGGCCGCTACGTCCTCGCCCCGCAGATCTTCGACGTACTGCGCCGGACCGAGCCGGGCCGCGGCGGCGAGATCCAGCTCACCGACGCCCTCCAGCAGCTCGCCGCGGACGAGAAGGTCGGCGGTCCCGTGCACGGCGTCGTCTTCAAGGGCCGCCGCTATGACACCGGGGACCGTGGCGACTACCTGCGTGCCATTGTCAGACTCGCATGCGAACGTGAGGACCTGGGCCCGGACTTCCGGACCTGGCTTCGCAGTTACGTAGCCGAGGAGATGTAG
- the glp gene encoding gephyrin-like molybdotransferase Glp → MSTAATRTTGPGHLWSVTEHLEDILATVRPLEPIELQLLDAQGCVLVEDVTVPVSLPPFDNSSMDGYAVRVADIAGASEEFPAVLTVIGDVAAGQAEQPHVGPGEAARIMTGAPLPPGAEAVVPVEWTDGGLGEGPVSGMRARSANPEGATGQVAVHRSAEARAHVRARGSDVEAGERALAAGTILGPPQLGLLAAVGRASVRVHPRPRVVVLSTGSELIPPGETPATGQIYDSNSFALTAAARDAGAIAYRVGAVADDAETLRSTIEDQLVRADLVVTTGGVSVGAYDVVKEALESVGDEDEEGAGIDFRKLAMQPGKPQGFGTIGPDHTPLLALPGNPVSSYVSFEIFVRPAIRALMGLTDVHRPTTKATLRAPKALTSPAGRRQYLRGTYADGEVAPVGGAGSHLVAALAHADALIVIPEDTESVEPGTEVEVVLLG, encoded by the coding sequence TTGAGCACCGCCGCGACCCGCACCACCGGACCGGGCCACCTCTGGTCGGTGACCGAGCACCTGGAGGACATCCTCGCCACCGTCCGCCCCCTGGAACCCATCGAGCTGCAACTCCTCGACGCCCAGGGGTGCGTCCTGGTCGAGGACGTCACGGTGCCGGTCTCGCTGCCGCCGTTCGACAACAGCTCGATGGACGGGTACGCGGTGCGCGTCGCGGATATCGCGGGCGCGAGCGAGGAGTTCCCGGCCGTGCTCACGGTGATCGGGGACGTGGCGGCGGGCCAGGCCGAACAGCCCCACGTGGGCCCCGGCGAGGCCGCCCGCATCATGACCGGTGCCCCGCTGCCGCCCGGCGCGGAGGCGGTCGTCCCGGTGGAGTGGACCGACGGCGGCCTCGGCGAGGGACCCGTCTCCGGGATGCGCGCCCGCAGCGCGAACCCCGAGGGCGCCACCGGCCAGGTCGCCGTGCACCGCTCCGCCGAGGCACGCGCGCACGTACGCGCCAGGGGCAGCGACGTGGAAGCCGGTGAACGCGCACTGGCCGCCGGGACGATCCTCGGCCCGCCCCAGCTCGGGCTGCTGGCCGCCGTCGGCCGCGCCTCGGTACGCGTACACCCGCGCCCGCGCGTGGTCGTGCTCTCCACCGGCAGCGAACTGATCCCGCCGGGCGAGACCCCGGCCACCGGCCAGATCTACGACTCCAACAGCTTCGCCCTCACCGCCGCCGCCCGGGACGCGGGCGCGATCGCCTACCGCGTCGGCGCCGTCGCCGACGACGCCGAGACCCTCCGCTCCACCATCGAGGACCAGCTGGTCCGCGCCGACCTGGTCGTCACCACCGGCGGGGTCAGCGTGGGCGCGTACGACGTCGTCAAGGAGGCCCTGGAGTCCGTCGGGGACGAGGACGAGGAGGGCGCCGGCATCGACTTCCGCAAGCTCGCCATGCAGCCCGGCAAGCCCCAGGGCTTCGGCACCATCGGCCCCGACCACACCCCGCTGCTCGCCCTCCCCGGCAACCCGGTGTCGTCGTACGTGTCCTTCGAGATCTTCGTCCGGCCCGCCATCCGCGCCCTGATGGGCCTGACCGACGTCCATCGGCCGACGACCAAGGCGACCCTCCGGGCACCCAAGGCGCTGACCTCGCCCGCCGGGCGCCGGCAGTACCTGCGCGGGACCTACGCCGACGGCGAGGTCGCCCCCGTGGGGGGCGCCGGATCACACCTCGTGGCGGCCCTCGCGCACGCCGACGCGCTGATCGTGATCCCCGAGGACACCGAGTCGGTAGAGCCCGGTACGGAGGTCGAGGTCGTCCTGCTCGGCTGA
- the moaC gene encoding cyclic pyranopterin monophosphate synthase MoaC, translating to MSTPQDRLTHIDEAGAARMVDVSGKDVTARTARASGRVLVSPTVVELLRGEGVPKGDALATARIAGIMGAKRTPDLIPLCHPLSVSGVKVDLSVADDAVEILATVKTTDRTGVEMEALTAVSVAALTVIDMVKAVDKGAVITDVRVEEKTGGKSGDWSRT from the coding sequence ATGAGTACGCCGCAGGACCGACTGACCCACATCGACGAGGCGGGCGCCGCCCGCATGGTCGACGTCTCCGGGAAGGACGTGACCGCGCGCACCGCCCGCGCCAGCGGCCGGGTCCTGGTCTCACCCACGGTGGTCGAACTGCTGCGCGGTGAGGGGGTGCCCAAGGGCGATGCCCTCGCCACCGCGCGCATCGCCGGCATCATGGGCGCCAAACGCACGCCCGACCTCATCCCGCTCTGCCACCCGCTGTCGGTGTCGGGCGTCAAGGTCGACCTGTCGGTCGCGGACGACGCCGTGGAGATCCTCGCCACCGTGAAGACCACGGACCGTACGGGCGTCGAGATGGAGGCCCTCACGGCGGTGTCCGTCGCCGCCCTCACCGTGATCGACATGGTCAAGGCGGTCGACAAGGGCGCGGTCATCACGGACGTCCGCGTCGAGGAGAAGACGGGCGGCAAGTCGGGCGACTGGAGCCGGACATGA
- a CDS encoding molybdenum cofactor biosynthesis protein B, whose amino-acid sequence MTAPTGDTRTAPYRALVVTASNRAAAGVYEDRGGPLVAEGLAGFGFTVEGPQVVPDGDPVEAALRAGVDAGYDVIVTTGGTGISPTDRTPEATRAVLDHEVPGIPEAIRAYGRDKVPTAALSRGLAGVAGRTLIVNLPGSTGGVRDGLAVLEPLLTHAVDQIRGEDHSRPGHGVDHPGSSHGGAS is encoded by the coding sequence ATGACGGCGCCCACCGGGGACACCCGTACCGCGCCGTACCGCGCCCTGGTCGTGACCGCCTCCAACCGGGCCGCCGCCGGGGTCTACGAGGACCGGGGCGGGCCCTTGGTCGCCGAGGGTCTCGCGGGCTTCGGCTTCACCGTCGAGGGCCCCCAGGTCGTGCCCGACGGCGACCCAGTGGAGGCCGCGCTGCGGGCCGGAGTCGACGCCGGATACGACGTGATCGTGACGACCGGCGGGACCGGCATCTCGCCCACGGACCGCACCCCCGAGGCCACCCGCGCCGTCCTCGACCACGAGGTGCCCGGAATCCCCGAGGCGATCAGGGCGTACGGCCGGGACAAGGTGCCGACGGCGGCGCTCTCCCGGGGCCTCGCCGGAGTCGCGGGCCGGACACTGATCGTCAACCTGCCGGGCTCGACCGGCGGCGTACGCGACGGCCTGGCCGTACTGGAACCGCTGCTGACCCACGCGGTCGACCAGATCCGCGGCGAAGACCACTCCAGACCCGGCCACGGGGTAGACCACCCCGGATCCAGCCACGGGGGTGCGAGCTGA
- a CDS encoding GNAT family N-acetyltransferase — protein MALVDGEVVLRPIRMRDQRAWREVNRRNRDWLRPWEATIPPPTPSGPIAHRPTYRQMVRHLRAEANAGRMLPFVIEYQGRLVGQLTVAGITWGSMCSGHVGYWVDESVAGRGVMPTAVALVVDHCFRSVGLHRIEVCIRPENRPSRRVVEKLGFREEGVRPRYLHIDGAWRDHLVFALTAEEVPEGLLGRWQRERARNAGSDMGKPGQPQ, from the coding sequence GTGGCGCTGGTGGACGGCGAGGTCGTCCTCCGGCCCATAAGAATGCGTGACCAGCGGGCCTGGCGCGAGGTCAACCGGCGCAACCGGGACTGGCTGCGGCCCTGGGAGGCGACCATTCCGCCGCCCACGCCCAGCGGACCCATCGCACATCGGCCGACGTACCGCCAGATGGTCCGCCATCTGCGGGCGGAGGCGAACGCGGGCCGGATGCTGCCGTTCGTGATCGAGTACCAGGGGCGGCTGGTCGGGCAGTTGACGGTCGCCGGGATCACCTGGGGCTCCATGTGTTCCGGCCATGTCGGCTACTGGGTCGACGAGTCGGTCGCCGGGCGCGGGGTGATGCCGACGGCGGTCGCGCTCGTCGTGGACCACTGCTTCCGGAGCGTCGGACTGCACCGCATCGAGGTCTGTATTCGCCCCGAGAATCGGCCCAGCCGACGGGTTGTGGAGAAACTCGGATTCCGCGAAGAAGGCGTTCGTCCACGATATCTTCACATTGACGGTGCCTGGCGCGACCATCTCGTCTTCGCGCTCACCGCCGAAGAGGTCCCCGAAGGGTTGCTCGGCCGCTGGCAGCGGGAACGGGCGCGGAACGCGGGCTCCGACATGGGCAAGCCCGGACAACCCCAATAA
- the glpR gene encoding gephyrin-like molybdotransferase receptor GlpR: protein MSSSGLIYAVIVGAWAAYLVPMWLRRQDELNEARPTERFSTAIRLLSGRAGMERRYAKDLRARSTEEGEPSAEPGGVTDSVDVRAFAMPPPREHTRAQLPAERGESPQQGQQQSQQTQQPGKQAAQAKPVPQQGGAPPAKQAGAPSVKQTGASSAKQGAAQVPTPARAKHPGNQATGARRGDSAEAKARAQRSKVLARRRRTTVMLFIAFTLGAVVAAVGGLAFLWAPTVPAVLLSTYIAHLRRQELKRFAFTMDRRQAEVAAQRLRERQPQRRRPMPDPVDTDEPEDGPENEENRAELTALAADRRALVEQTDHAEWVDQQRERQRRPAQGDSWDPVPVPLPTYVTAPVAPRATSGVDLGAPDAWSSARSSAADPHGSSGAPSNSAHGSGREPEGEHDGEEQAEDADAGDAPDGGRSDARRAASARRSRERGRTPLFDQYEDGDRPRAANE, encoded by the coding sequence GTGAGCAGCAGCGGCCTCATCTACGCAGTCATCGTCGGGGCCTGGGCCGCCTACTTGGTGCCGATGTGGCTCCGTAGGCAGGACGAGCTGAACGAAGCCCGTCCGACGGAACGCTTCAGCACCGCCATCCGGCTGCTTTCCGGCCGGGCGGGGATGGAGCGCCGATACGCCAAGGACCTGCGGGCGCGCTCCACCGAAGAGGGGGAGCCCAGCGCCGAACCGGGCGGCGTCACCGACTCGGTGGACGTCCGGGCCTTCGCCATGCCCCCGCCCCGGGAGCACACGAGGGCACAACTGCCGGCGGAGCGGGGTGAGTCACCCCAGCAGGGCCAGCAGCAGAGTCAGCAGACGCAGCAACCGGGAAAACAGGCGGCACAGGCGAAGCCGGTGCCCCAGCAGGGCGGCGCGCCGCCGGCCAAGCAGGCGGGTGCGCCCTCCGTCAAGCAGACGGGCGCTTCGTCGGCCAAGCAGGGGGCGGCCCAAGTGCCCACCCCCGCGCGGGCGAAGCATCCGGGCAATCAGGCGACGGGCGCACGCCGGGGCGACTCGGCGGAGGCCAAGGCGCGGGCGCAGCGCTCGAAGGTGCTCGCGCGCCGACGGCGTACGACAGTGATGCTCTTCATCGCCTTCACGCTGGGCGCGGTCGTCGCGGCGGTCGGCGGGCTCGCCTTCCTGTGGGCGCCGACCGTACCGGCGGTGCTGCTGAGCACGTACATCGCGCATCTGCGCCGCCAGGAGCTGAAGCGGTTCGCGTTCACGATGGACCGGCGGCAGGCCGAGGTGGCGGCGCAGCGACTGCGGGAGCGGCAGCCCCAGCGGCGGCGCCCGATGCCGGACCCGGTGGACACCGACGAGCCGGAGGACGGACCGGAGAACGAGGAGAACCGGGCCGAGCTGACCGCGCTCGCGGCCGACCGCCGCGCCCTCGTCGAGCAGACCGACCACGCCGAGTGGGTCGACCAGCAGCGTGAGCGCCAGCGGCGGCCTGCTCAGGGCGACAGCTGGGACCCGGTCCCCGTGCCGCTCCCGACGTACGTCACCGCGCCGGTCGCCCCCCGGGCCACGTCCGGGGTCGACCTCGGAGCGCCGGACGCGTGGAGCTCCGCGCGCTCCAGCGCGGCCGACCCGCACGGCTCGTCGGGCGCCCCGTCGAACTCCGCGCACGGCTCCGGGCGTGAGCCGGAGGGGGAGCACGACGGCGAGGAGCAGGCGGAGGACGCCGACGCGGGCGACGCTCCCGACGGTGGTCGTTCCGACGCCCGCCGGGCCGCGTCCGCGCGACGCTCCCGCGAGCGGGGGCGCACGCCGCTCTTCGACCAGTACGAGGACGGCGACCGCCCCCGAGCGGCCAACGAGTGA
- a CDS encoding GNAT family N-acetyltransferase — protein MIIRRVAFDHPDAVKLNDEVQAEYSARYGDEGDATHMDPAHFVPPAGLYLIAYDEHGSPLATGGWRTQDANDEDYQDGDAEIKRMYVTPEARGLGLARHILAELESDARAGGRTRMVLETGAKQPEAVALYTSSGYEPCAKFGYYRFHELSLCFAKPL, from the coding sequence ATGATTATCCGCCGCGTAGCCTTCGACCATCCCGACGCCGTCAAGCTGAACGACGAGGTCCAGGCCGAGTACAGCGCCCGCTACGGCGACGAGGGCGACGCGACGCACATGGACCCGGCGCACTTCGTACCGCCGGCGGGGCTGTACCTGATCGCCTACGACGAGCACGGCAGCCCGCTGGCCACGGGCGGCTGGCGCACCCAGGACGCCAACGACGAGGATTACCAGGACGGGGACGCCGAGATCAAGCGGATGTACGTCACCCCCGAGGCCCGCGGCCTGGGTCTGGCCCGCCACATACTCGCCGAACTGGAGTCCGACGCCCGCGCCGGCGGCCGCACCCGCATGGTCCTCGAAACCGGCGCCAAGCAGCCCGAGGCCGTGGCCCTCTACACCTCCAGCGGCTACGAGCCCTGCGCGAAGTTCGGCTACTACCGCTTCCACGAACTGAGCCTGTGCTTCGCGAAGCCCCTCTGA
- a CDS encoding exodeoxyribonuclease III: MLTVTSVNVNGLRAAAKKGFVEWLAGTSADVVCLQEVRAEPEQLPEGVRRPEGWHVVHAPAAAKGRAGVSLYSRREPDRVQVGFGSAEFDGSGRYVEVDLPGVTVASLYLPSGEVGTERQDEKVRFMGEFLAYLKGLRERAAADGREVVVCGDWNIAHQQADLKNWRGNQKSSGFLPEERAWLGQVFDESDGAYVDVVRALHPDVEGPYTWWSYRGRAFDADSGWRIDLAVATPGLAQRAVKGYVERAASHAERWSDHAPVTVVFDR; encoded by the coding sequence GTGCTGACTGTGACCTCTGTGAATGTGAACGGGCTGCGGGCCGCCGCGAAGAAGGGCTTCGTGGAGTGGCTCGCCGGGACCTCGGCGGATGTGGTGTGCCTGCAGGAGGTGCGGGCCGAGCCGGAGCAGCTGCCGGAGGGGGTGCGGCGGCCCGAGGGGTGGCACGTCGTGCACGCCCCGGCCGCCGCCAAGGGGCGCGCGGGGGTGTCGCTCTACAGCCGGCGTGAGCCCGACCGGGTCCAGGTCGGCTTCGGGTCGGCCGAGTTCGACGGGAGCGGGCGGTACGTCGAGGTCGATCTCCCCGGCGTCACCGTGGCCAGCCTCTACCTTCCCTCCGGCGAGGTCGGGACCGAGCGGCAGGACGAGAAGGTCCGCTTCATGGGGGAGTTCCTCGCCTATCTGAAGGGGCTCCGCGAGCGGGCCGCCGCCGATGGGCGTGAGGTCGTGGTCTGCGGCGACTGGAACATCGCCCACCAGCAGGCCGACCTCAAGAACTGGCGCGGGAACCAGAAGAGCTCCGGTTTCCTGCCGGAGGAGCGGGCTTGGCTCGGGCAGGTCTTCGACGAGAGTGACGGGGCGTACGTCGATGTTGTGCGCGCCCTGCATCCCGACGTCGAGGGGCCTTACACCTGGTGGTCGTACCGGGGGCGGGCCTTCGACGCGGATTCAGGTTGGAGGATCGACCTCGCCGTCGCCACTCCGGGGCTCGCTCAACGTGCCGTCAAGGGCTATGTGGAGCGGGCCGCCAGCCATGCGGAGCGCTGGTCGGACCATGCTCCCGTGACCGTGGTCTTCGACAGGTGA
- a CDS encoding MerR family transcriptional regulator: MAEDGERREYRMEELAGEAGITVRTLRFYRERKLIPPPRREGRIAWYDGTHLARLRTISALLERGHTLSGIAELAEAFDQGRDVGELLGLGDPTEEVPVRLSPEELADHFGDQATSENLAAALELGYLATDGGEIVHISRRLLDVSAALVREGVPLADVLAAGRRVREHAEALATLFTDLVLTQPGRTPEDLHRLRPLAKSVAEAELSLALDRRLRQQS, translated from the coding sequence GTGGCAGAAGACGGCGAGCGACGCGAGTACCGCATGGAGGAGCTGGCCGGAGAGGCCGGCATCACCGTACGCACCCTGCGCTTCTACCGGGAGCGCAAACTGATCCCGCCGCCCCGCCGCGAGGGCCGTATCGCCTGGTACGACGGCACACACCTGGCCCGGCTGCGCACGATCTCGGCACTGCTGGAGCGCGGCCACACGCTCAGCGGCATAGCCGAGCTGGCGGAGGCCTTCGACCAGGGTCGCGACGTGGGCGAACTGCTGGGCCTCGGGGACCCCACCGAGGAGGTCCCGGTCCGCCTCTCCCCCGAGGAACTCGCCGACCACTTCGGCGACCAGGCGACCTCGGAGAACCTCGCCGCCGCCCTCGAACTCGGCTACCTCGCCACCGACGGCGGCGAGATCGTCCACATCAGCCGCCGTCTCCTCGACGTCTCGGCGGCCCTGGTCCGCGAGGGCGTCCCCCTCGCCGATGTCCTCGCCGCCGGTCGCCGCGTACGCGAACACGCCGAAGCCCTAGCCACCCTCTTCACCGACCTCGTCCTCACCCAGCCGGGCCGCACCCCTGAAGACCTCCACCGCCTCCGCCCCTTGGCGAAGAGCGTGGCGGAGGCAGAACTGTCACTGGCGCTGGACCGGCGGTTGCGCCAGCAGTCGTAG